One segment of Pseudomonas pohangensis DNA contains the following:
- a CDS encoding acetaldehyde dehydrogenase (acetylating), which produces MSSHRKLKVAIIGSGNIGTDLMIKIMRNGKHVEMGAMVGIDPASDGLARAARLGVATTHEGVEGLTRLPVFDDIDFVFDATSATAHVSNDALLRQLKPGLRLIDLTPAAIGPYCVPVVNLHAHLEKPNVNMVTCGGQATIPVVAAVSRVARVHYAEIIATISSKSAGPGTRANIDEFTETTARAIEQVGGAARGKAMIVLNPAEPPLIMRDTVFVLSELADQAEIAASIEAMVQAVHRYVPGYRLKQQVQFDVIPQAAPLHIPGVGTFAGLKTSVFLEVEGAAHYLPAYAGNLDIMTSAALATAERMAESIITPASGQACAQGELS; this is translated from the coding sequence GCTCCGGCAATATCGGCACCGATCTTATGATCAAGATCATGCGCAACGGCAAACACGTGGAAATGGGTGCCATGGTCGGCATCGACCCGGCCTCCGACGGTCTGGCCCGCGCCGCCCGCCTCGGCGTGGCGACCACCCACGAGGGCGTTGAAGGCCTGACCCGGCTGCCGGTATTCGACGACATCGACTTTGTCTTCGACGCCACCTCGGCCACCGCCCACGTCAGCAATGACGCCCTGCTGCGCCAGCTGAAGCCGGGCCTGCGGCTGATCGACCTGACCCCGGCGGCGATCGGCCCGTACTGTGTGCCGGTGGTCAACCTGCACGCCCACCTCGAGAAGCCCAACGTCAACATGGTCACCTGCGGCGGTCAGGCCACCATTCCGGTTGTGGCGGCCGTGTCGCGGGTAGCCCGGGTGCACTACGCCGAAATCATCGCCACCATCAGCAGCAAATCGGCCGGGCCCGGCACCCGCGCCAATATCGACGAATTCACCGAAACCACTGCCCGGGCCATCGAGCAGGTCGGCGGTGCGGCCAGGGGCAAGGCGATGATCGTGCTCAATCCGGCGGAACCGCCGCTGATCATGCGCGACACGGTTTTCGTGCTGTCGGAATTGGCAGACCAGGCTGAAATCGCCGCTTCCATCGAGGCCATGGTGCAAGCGGTGCACCGCTATGTGCCGGGCTATCGCCTGAAGCAGCAGGTGCAGTTCGACGTGATTCCGCAAGCGGCGCCGCTGCACATTCCCGGCGTGGGTACCTTCGCCGGGCTGAAGACCTCGGTCTTCCTCGAAGTCGAAGGCGCTGCACATTACCTGCCGGCCTACGCCGGCAACCTCGACATCATGACCTCCGCCGCGCTGGCCACTGCCGAGCGCATGGCCGAGTCGATCATCACCCCGGCCAGCGGCCAGGCCTGCGCCCAAGGAGAGCTGTCATGA